GGGAGGGCAGCCGGAGCGTGGTGACGCGGGCGGCCGGGTACTCGTCGCGAATTGCCGTGATCCCGAAGTGTGTTGCCGCCTCGGTCACCGCCGCCAGATTCGCCTCGTCGATGCCGGCGTAGCGCAACGGCTGCCGACGCAGCATGCAGCCGTCGCCGATCAAGTGGGCGAGCAACACGATCTGGTGCTCGGGCCAGCGAGCAGTATCGCGCGGCTCCGGCGCGACGCGCGGCACGGCCACTCGCTCACCCACCGCCAGTTCGCCCAGCGGGCGCCAGCCGTCGTACGTGTAGAACGGATGGTTGGCGGTGGCCTCCACGCGCCGACCGGAGGCGAGCCTTAGCCGGTAGACCTGCTTGACGCCGTTGGAGAACACATGGGTCATCCGGCGGCGGACCATGCGCAGCCGCTCGTCCAACGCCCACACCGGGATGTCGCGCTCGCCGCGCTCGTACAACTCGCCGAGGGTGACCTCCGCTCCGGTGTCTGCACGCCAGATCCGGGTCGACGCCGGCAGGCACCCTGATTCGCGCAAGTCGGACAGCAGAGGCTTCTTGTCGGTGCGCTGCTCGGGACCGCGGTTCAGCTGCGACAGCGTCACCACCGGAACGTCCAGCTCCTTGGCCAGCAGCTTCATCGCGCGGGAGAACTCGCTGACCTCCTGCTGGCGCGACTCGACCCGCTTGCCGGAGGTCATCAGCTGCAGGTAGTCGATCACGATCAACTGGATGTCGTGCCGCTGCCGCAGCCGGCGCGCCTTCGCGCGGATCTCCATCATGGTCAGGTTGGGGCTGTCGTCGATGAACAGCGGTGCCTCGGCCAGTTCGGACGAGCGGCGCGCCAGCCGAGTCCAGTCCTGATCGCTCATGTGCCCCGAGCGCATGTTCTGCAGGGCGACGCCGGCCTCCGCGGAGAACATCCGCATCATGATCTCGAGCTTGCCCATCTCCAGGGAGAAGATGACCGTCGGCTTGCCGTTCTTCACCGCCGCCGACCGCGCGAAATCCAAGGCGAGGGTCGAGTTGTGCGTCGGGATCATCGTCCGGCCGCAGAGATACATGTGGTCTTCGTTGTCGACCTGAACGCAGCGCACCGGGACGGAGGGGATCGGTCGCAGGTCAGTCACGGACCGCGTCCGCTGGGCGCCGGACGCGGTGTCCTGCACGTCGTGTAGCCCGGCCGCAAGGTCCCTGGTGGCGATGACGCCCCCCGCCTCGGCGATGCGCGCCCCAACCGTGACGAGCGCGTTCACGTGAACGCGCCACTGGTGCTCGGCGTCCGCAGTGATCACCGAGCCATCGGAGAACTCGACCTCGAAGCACGGTCGGTCGAGCATGACGTCGGTGGCGGCCACTACACGAGTCGGGCGCCCGTCGGCACCGAGCAGGAAGTCCCCGACCTGCACGGCGCCCATTGTCGTCCAGCCACTGGGCGTCGCAAGCGGCGTGTCCAGCGCCAGCGCCTTGCCCGAGCCCGGCCGGCCGGCCACCGTGATCATCTGACCGGGGTGCAGCCCGTTGGTGTACTCGTCCAGCTGCTGGAACCCGGTGGGGATGCCGGTGCCGACGCCGCCGTTCGCGCCGATTCGGTCGATCTCGTCCAGGGTGGGTTGCAGCAGCGTCTCGATGTGGACGAAGTCCTCGCTGGTGCGCCGCTCGGTGACCTCGTAGATCTCGGCCTGCGCCCGGTCGACCACGTCGTCGACGCTGCCCACCACATCGGATGAGCCGGATGCGGTGTCATAGCCCATCTGCACGATCCGGGTGCCGGCCGTGACCAGCCGGCGCAGCGTTGCGCGCTCGGCCACGATCTGCGCGTAGTAGCCGGCGTTCGCCGCCGTCGGGACCGTGTTGACGAGCGTGTGCAGGTAGAGCGCGCCGCCGACCCGGATCAGCTGGCCGCTGCGGGTGAGCTCCTCGGCGACGGTGA
This genomic stretch from Jatrophihabitans cynanchi harbors:
- a CDS encoding replicative DNA helicase — translated: MTLADEARTTSGPGEYDRTPPQAIEAEQSVLGAMMMSKDAIADVVEVVRPGDFYRPAHQLVYDAILDLYGRGEPADPITVAEELTRSGQLIRVGGALYLHTLVNTVPTAANAGYYAQIVAERATLRRLVTAGTRIVQMGYDTASGSSDVVGSVDDVVDRAQAEIYEVTERRTSEDFVHIETLLQPTLDEIDRIGANGGVGTGIPTGFQQLDEYTNGLHPGQMITVAGRPGSGKALALDTPLATPSGWTTMGAVQVGDFLLGADGRPTRVVAATDVMLDRPCFEVEFSDGSVITADAEHQWRVHVNALVTVGARIAEAGGVIATRDLAAGLHDVQDTASGAQRTRSVTDLRPIPSVPVRCVQVDNEDHMYLCGRTMIPTHNSTLALDFARSAAVKNGKPTVIFSLEMGKLEIMMRMFSAEAGVALQNMRSGHMSDQDWTRLARRSSELAEAPLFIDDSPNLTMMEIRAKARRLRQRHDIQLIVIDYLQLMTSGKRVESRQQEVSEFSRAMKLLAKELDVPVVTLSQLNRGPEQRTDKKPLLSDLRESGCLPASTRIWRADTGAEVTLGELYERGERDIPVWALDERLRMVRRRMTHVFSNGVKQVYRLRLASGRRVEATANHPFYTYDGWRPLGELAVGERVAVPRVAPEPRDTARWPEHQIVLLAHLIGDGCMLRRQPLRYAGIDEANLAAVTEAATHFGITAIRDEYPAARVTTLRLPSPYRVTHGRRNPVVAWLDSLGVYDLRSHEKFVPARVFGLPNAQVALFLRHLWATDGCVHIAKSQQVRIYYSTTSRRLADDVTRLLTRFGITARIKTTRKAGDRDSYHVHVVGAEQQLVFLRDIGCHGARGQLAARALTLVEALTPNTNVDTVPVEVWKRVRDVLQERRMTHREFATAQATQFCGSTLGKHSPSRPRLARVATVLDDAELDMLATNDVFWDSVVAIEELGEQEVFDATVPGEHNFIADGIVVHNSIEQDSDMVIMVHRPDLYEPETERAGEADLILAKHRNGPTATVAVAFQGRYSRFADMPN